The Bradyrhizobium sp. WBAH42 genome includes a window with the following:
- a CDS encoding arylesterase: MHIAVLMLALMTMANPAWAGATKPVKLVVLGDSLSAGFGLPAQEAFPQKLQKALQAKGIEVDMTNAGVSGDTTSGGRDRLDWSVPDGTDGVIVELGANDALRGIDPDVARAALTDIVQRLKARKISVMLCGMLAPPNYGAEYAARFNSIYPDLAKTFDVPLYPFFLEGVAADAKLNQADGIHPTAEGVDIIVGRIMPTVEAFIGTIAEQRR, encoded by the coding sequence ATGCACATAGCCGTGTTGATGCTCGCCTTGATGACGATGGCGAACCCGGCTTGGGCAGGCGCGACAAAACCGGTCAAGCTTGTCGTTCTCGGCGATTCCCTGAGCGCCGGCTTCGGCCTTCCGGCCCAGGAGGCGTTCCCTCAAAAGCTTCAAAAAGCCTTACAAGCCAAAGGCATAGAGGTCGACATGACCAATGCCGGGGTGTCCGGGGACACCACCTCGGGCGGCCGCGACCGGCTCGACTGGTCGGTGCCCGATGGAACTGACGGCGTCATCGTCGAGCTCGGCGCCAATGACGCGCTGCGCGGCATCGATCCCGACGTGGCGCGCGCGGCGCTGACCGACATCGTCCAGCGGCTCAAGGCGCGAAAGATTTCAGTCATGCTCTGCGGCATGCTGGCGCCGCCGAATTACGGCGCCGAATACGCCGCACGCTTCAATTCGATTTATCCGGATCTGGCCAAGACATTCGACGTGCCGCTCTATCCGTTCTTCCTCGAGGGCGTCGCGGCCGACGCCAAGCTCAACCAGGCCGACGGCATTCATCCGACCGCTGAGGGCGTCGACATCATCGTCGGCAGGATCATGCCCACGGTGGAGGCATTCATTGGCACGATCGCTGAGCAACGGCGTTGA
- a CDS encoding ABC transporter ATP-binding protein, with translation MDTRIDPSSLAATAADTIAISNVNLSLGTGAARVHILKDISLRVASGETIGLIGPSGSGKSTLLMVMAGLERPDSGEVVVNGTPFNALDEDALARFRGRQVGIVFQSFHLIPTMTALENVAVPLELAGNPDAAKRAAEELQSVGLGDRLHHYPTQLSGGEQQRVALARALAPDPAILVADEPTGNLDEATGKQIVDLLFTKHAERGMTLVLVTHDSSLAHRCDRVIRLRSGRIDTQSAPA, from the coding sequence ATGGACACTCGCATCGACCCCTCTTCGCTCGCCGCTACTGCCGCGGACACCATCGCCATCTCCAACGTCAATCTGTCATTGGGCACGGGCGCGGCACGCGTTCACATCCTCAAGGATATCAGCCTGCGCGTCGCCTCGGGCGAGACGATCGGCCTGATCGGCCCGTCAGGCTCGGGCAAATCCACGCTGCTGATGGTGATGGCGGGGCTGGAGCGTCCTGACAGCGGAGAGGTGGTGGTGAATGGCACGCCTTTCAATGCCCTCGACGAGGACGCGCTGGCGCGCTTCCGCGGCCGCCAGGTCGGCATCGTCTTCCAGTCCTTCCACCTGATCCCGACCATGACGGCGCTGGAGAACGTCGCGGTGCCGCTCGAGCTCGCCGGCAATCCCGATGCCGCCAAGCGTGCGGCAGAGGAGCTGCAATCGGTCGGGCTCGGCGACCGCCTGCATCATTATCCGACGCAGCTCTCCGGCGGCGAGCAGCAGCGCGTCGCGCTCGCCCGCGCGCTGGCACCCGATCCCGCGATCCTCGTCGCGGACGAGCCGACCGGCAATCTCGACGAAGCGACCGGAAAGCAGATCGTCGATCTGCTGTTCACCAAGCATGCCGAGCGCGGCATGACCTTGGTGCTCGTGACGCACGATTCCTCGCTCGCACACCGCTGCGACCGCGTCATCCGCCTGCGCTCCGGGCGCATCGACACGCAGTCTGCGCCGGCATGA
- the sucC gene encoding ADP-forming succinate--CoA ligase subunit beta: MNIHEYQAKALLNEFGVPISKGVPVLKASDAEAAAKALPGPVWVVKSQIHAGGRGKGKFKEASAGDKGGVRIAKSAAEVSEFAKQMLGATLVTVQTGPAGKQVNRLYIEDGSDIDKEFYLSILVDRETSRVSFVVSTEGGVNIEDVAHNTPEKIVTFSVDPATGIMGHHGRTVAKALNLSGDLAKQAEKLTAQLYAAFVAKDMSMLEINPLVVTKQGQLRVLDAKVSFDDNALFRHPEVLALRDETEEDAKEIEASKYDLNYVTLDGNIGCMVNGAGLAMATMDIIKLYGMAPANFLDVGGSASKEKVAAAFKIITADPNVKGILVNIFGGIMKCDVIAEGVTAAVREVGLSVPLVVRLEGTNVELGKKIIRESGLNVVPADNLDDAAQKIVKAVKGG; encoded by the coding sequence ATGAATATCCATGAATATCAGGCCAAAGCGCTGCTGAACGAGTTCGGCGTGCCGATCTCCAAGGGCGTCCCGGTCCTTAAAGCGAGCGACGCCGAAGCTGCGGCCAAGGCGCTGCCCGGCCCGGTCTGGGTGGTGAAGAGCCAGATCCATGCCGGCGGCCGCGGCAAGGGCAAGTTCAAGGAGGCTAGCGCCGGCGACAAGGGCGGCGTCCGCATCGCCAAGTCGGCCGCTGAAGTCTCTGAGTTCGCCAAGCAGATGCTGGGCGCAACCCTGGTGACCGTGCAGACCGGCCCCGCCGGCAAGCAGGTCAACCGCCTCTACATCGAGGACGGCTCGGACATCGACAAGGAATTCTACCTCTCGATCCTGGTCGACCGCGAGACCTCGCGCGTCTCCTTCGTCGTCTCGACCGAGGGCGGCGTCAACATCGAGGACGTCGCGCACAACACGCCTGAGAAGATCGTCACTTTCTCGGTCGATCCCGCCACCGGCATCATGGGCCACCACGGCCGCACGGTCGCCAAGGCGCTCAACCTCTCCGGCGATCTCGCCAAGCAGGCCGAGAAGCTTACGGCGCAGCTCTACGCCGCCTTCGTCGCCAAGGACATGTCGATGCTGGAGATCAACCCGCTGGTCGTGACCAAGCAGGGCCAGCTCCGCGTGCTCGACGCCAAGGTGTCGTTCGACGACAATGCGCTGTTCCGCCATCCCGAGGTGCTCGCGCTGCGCGACGAGACCGAGGAAGACGCCAAGGAAATCGAGGCGTCCAAGTACGACCTCAATTACGTCACGCTCGACGGCAACATCGGCTGCATGGTCAACGGCGCGGGCCTTGCCATGGCGACGATGGACATCATCAAGCTCTACGGCATGGCGCCGGCGAACTTCCTCGACGTCGGCGGCAGCGCCAGCAAGGAGAAGGTCGCGGCCGCCTTCAAGATCATCACTGCCGATCCCAACGTGAAGGGCATTCTGGTCAACATCTTCGGCGGCATCATGAAGTGCGACGTGATTGCCGAGGGCGTCACCGCTGCGGTTCGTGAAGTCGGCCTCAGCGTGCCGCTGGTGGTCCGCCTCGAAGGCACCAATGTCGAGCTTGGCAAGAAGATCATCCGTGAATCCGGACTGAACGTGGTGCCCGCCGACAATCTCGACGACGCCGCGCAGAAGATCGTGAAGGCCGTCAAGGGAGGCTAA
- the zapE gene encoding cell division protein ZapE yields MLSTQNSSFREAYQAEIASGAIEPDAAQAEVAEAYAALDLRLSTYKPARKQGLLSRLFSSGDKDEAPRGLYIHGEVGRGKTMLMDLFFQHSSVEHKRRAHFHEFMADVHERIYDYRQSIARGEIADGDVIALTANAIFEESWLLCFDEFHVTDIADAMILGRLFAKLFELGTVVVATSNVAPDDLYKGGLNRSLFLPFIKQITDHMDVARLDARTDFRLEKLQGVRMWLTPADGDADAALNRAWVKMTGNAKCKPRDISIKGRILHVPCSAHGVARFSFADLCEQPLGASDYLRLAHDYHTILVDHIPVMDSSQRNAAKRFITLIDTLYDNAVKLMASADANPISLYLATEGVEAMEFKRTASRLIEMSSESYLALPHGRKDSTASGSTKGLVET; encoded by the coding sequence ATGCTCTCCACCCAAAATTCCTCATTCCGCGAGGCCTACCAGGCCGAGATCGCGTCCGGCGCGATCGAGCCCGATGCCGCGCAGGCCGAGGTCGCCGAGGCCTATGCGGCGCTGGACCTGCGGCTTTCGACCTACAAGCCGGCCCGCAAGCAAGGCCTGCTCAGCCGCCTGTTCAGCTCTGGTGACAAGGACGAGGCGCCGCGCGGGCTCTACATCCATGGCGAGGTCGGCCGCGGCAAGACCATGCTGATGGACCTGTTCTTCCAGCACTCATCGGTCGAGCACAAGCGCCGCGCGCATTTCCACGAGTTCATGGCGGACGTGCACGAGCGCATCTACGACTACCGCCAGAGCATCGCGCGCGGCGAGATCGCCGATGGCGACGTCATCGCGCTGACCGCCAATGCGATCTTCGAGGAGAGCTGGCTGCTCTGCTTCGACGAATTCCACGTCACCGACATCGCGGACGCGATGATCCTGGGCCGCCTGTTCGCGAAACTGTTCGAGCTCGGCACCGTCGTGGTCGCGACCTCCAACGTCGCGCCCGACGATCTCTACAAGGGTGGCCTCAACCGCTCGCTGTTCCTGCCCTTCATCAAGCAGATCACCGACCACATGGACGTCGCGCGGCTCGATGCGCGCACCGACTTCCGGCTCGAAAAACTTCAGGGCGTGCGGATGTGGCTGACGCCGGCCGATGGCGATGCCGACGCCGCGCTCAACCGCGCCTGGGTGAAGATGACCGGCAATGCCAAATGCAAGCCGCGCGACATTTCGATCAAGGGGCGCATCCTGCACGTGCCGTGCTCGGCCCATGGCGTGGCGCGGTTCTCCTTCGCCGACCTCTGCGAGCAGCCGCTCGGCGCATCCGACTACCTCAGGCTGGCGCACGACTATCACACCATCCTGGTCGACCATATTCCAGTGATGGACTCCTCCCAGCGCAACGCGGCCAAGCGCTTCATCACGCTGATTGATACGCTCTATGACAACGCCGTGAAGCTGATGGCCTCGGCCGACGCCAACCCGATCTCACTTTACCTCGCGACCGAGGGTGTTGAGGCCATGGAGTTCAAACGGACCGCCTCGCGCCTGATCGAAATGAGCTCGGAATCCTATCTGGCGCTGCCTCACGGCCGCAAGGATTCCACCGCCAGCGGCTCGACCAAGGGCCTGGTGGAGACTTAA
- a CDS encoding GNAT family N-acetyltransferase, whose translation MSAPDIRPTTEADLPAITAIYQQAVREGTATFELEPPDLTEMTRRYRALIDGGYPYFVAMLDGSVAGYAYAGAYRPRPAYRFTVENSIYLDPSFHRRGVGSMLLERLIAECEARGFRQMIAVIGDSANAGSIGVHTRCGFKMIGTHPSVGLKFGRWLDTVMMQRDLGEGARTVPGK comes from the coding sequence ATGTCCGCACCCGATATCAGGCCCACCACCGAGGCCGACCTTCCCGCCATCACCGCCATCTACCAGCAGGCCGTCCGCGAGGGCACGGCGACGTTCGAGCTGGAGCCGCCTGACCTTACGGAGATGACGCGCCGCTATCGCGCGCTGATCGATGGCGGCTATCCCTACTTCGTCGCCATGCTGGACGGGAGCGTGGCCGGCTATGCCTATGCCGGCGCTTACCGGCCGCGGCCGGCCTATCGCTTCACAGTGGAGAACTCGATCTATCTGGATCCGTCCTTCCACCGCCGCGGCGTCGGCTCAATGCTGCTGGAACGGCTGATCGCCGAATGCGAGGCGCGCGGCTTCCGCCAGATGATCGCGGTGATCGGCGATTCCGCCAATGCCGGGTCGATCGGCGTGCACACAAGGTGCGGCTTCAAGATGATCGGCACGCATCCCAGCGTCGGGCTGAAATTCGGGCGCTGGCTGGACACGGTGATGATGCAGCGCGACCTCGGCGAGGGCGCGCGCACGGTGCCGGGGAAGTAA
- a CDS encoding Bax inhibitor-1/YccA family protein, which produces MSDLDRNYASPFGRAAGRVDAATVDAGLRAYMLRIYNYMSIGLAITGLAALGVYMAAVTDVPTADAVRVGKLFLTPFGYAMFVSPLKWLFMLAPLAMVFVISAGINRLAPSTAQILFWVFSALMGISLSSIFLVFTHTSIVRVFFITAATFGALSLYGYTTKRDLTGMGSFLFMGLIGIIIASLVNLFLASSMLQFIVSVVGVLVFSGLTAWDTQRLKNDYIYGYASAGGDIAERAAITGALSLYLNFINLFTLLLQLLGQRE; this is translated from the coding sequence ATGTCGGACCTAGACCGTAACTACGCTTCTCCTTTCGGCAGGGCCGCCGGGCGTGTCGACGCCGCGACGGTCGATGCCGGCCTGCGCGCCTATATGCTGCGCATCTACAACTACATGAGCATTGGCTTGGCCATCACCGGCCTTGCCGCGCTCGGCGTCTACATGGCCGCCGTGACCGACGTCCCGACGGCGGACGCCGTCCGCGTCGGCAAGCTGTTCCTGACGCCGTTCGGCTACGCCATGTTCGTCAGCCCCCTGAAGTGGCTGTTCATGCTCGCGCCGCTCGCGATGGTGTTCGTGATCTCGGCGGGCATCAACCGCCTGGCCCCCTCGACCGCCCAGATCCTGTTCTGGGTGTTCTCGGCGCTGATGGGCATCTCGCTGTCGTCGATCTTCCTGGTGTTCACCCACACCTCGATCGTGCGGGTGTTCTTCATCACCGCGGCCACCTTCGGTGCGCTGAGCCTCTACGGCTACACCACCAAGCGTGACCTGACCGGGATGGGCTCGTTCCTGTTCATGGGCCTGATCGGCATCATCATCGCCAGCCTGGTGAACCTGTTCCTGGCCAGCTCGATGCTGCAGTTCATCGTCTCGGTGGTCGGCGTGCTGGTGTTCTCGGGCCTCACCGCGTGGGACACCCAGCGGCTGAAGAACGACTACATCTACGGCTATGCCTCGGCCGGCGGTGACATCGCAGAGCGTGCGGCCATCACCGGCGCACTGTCGCTGTACCTGAACTTCATCAACCTGTTCACGCTGCTGCTGCAGCTCCTCGGCCAGCGCGAGTAG
- a CDS encoding ABC transporter permease, with protein MSAVAEPFAKPNAVALSLRYALRELRGGLRGFYVFIACIALGVMAIAGVGSVSASLSDGLAREGRTLLGGDVSFVLFQREAKPEEVAFLRSRGTLSTAATLRGMARSADGKLALVEMKAVDSTYPMLGQLTLAPPLPMADLLAERDGAFGAAADPTLLARLSLKTGDRVTIGAATFQIRSTVEAEPDKLAGGIGFGPRFLISEAALRATGLIQPGSLVRWVYRVKLPEAANNERATEAFIADARSAAPQAGWEIRSRSNASPQLERNISRFTQFLTLVGLAALLVGGVGVANAVKSHIDRKLEVIAAFKAVGATGRDVFGIYLAQVVLLAAIGSVIGLALGAAMPFAIVGLFGKLLPLPVVPAVHADELALSFVYGLLTALAFGLWPLGRVHDVPVAALFRDTISSEWHRPRAGYLVFMGVVIALLIAVVIGLSFDKRIAAVFVASSVVVFALLRGIAALLMAIARRLPRTRLPMLRLAIANIHRPGALTPSVVLSLGLGLAVLVTITQIDGNLRRQFLAALPDQAPSFFFIDIPSAQAEQFDAYLHRIAPGARIEDVPMLRGRIVAARGVRAEELKPTTDSEWVLQSDRGLTYTAELPKGSKVVEGEWWRADYSGPPLVSMEKKIADGLGLKLGDEVVVNVLGRDIPAKISNLRTIDWQGLGINFVLVFSPNAFKGAPHTHIATLTEAGGNAAGDGKIIKEIADAYPMVTSVRVREVMETVGSVVTNLALAIRGASAVTLISAILVLGGALAAGHRHRVYDAVILKTLGATRLRLLGAYALEYLLIGLATAVFGVIAGSIAAWMIVTRLMTLSFVWQAGSAAGVVAAALVVTVGLGLAGTLLALNKKPATVLRNL; from the coding sequence ATGAGCGCCGTGGCCGAACCGTTCGCGAAGCCGAACGCCGTCGCGCTGTCGCTGCGCTACGCCTTGCGCGAATTGCGCGGTGGCCTGCGCGGCTTCTACGTCTTCATCGCCTGCATCGCGCTCGGCGTGATGGCGATTGCCGGCGTCGGCTCGGTGTCCGCCAGCCTGAGCGATGGTCTCGCGCGCGAGGGCCGCACACTGCTCGGCGGCGACGTCTCGTTCGTGCTGTTCCAGCGCGAGGCCAAGCCGGAAGAGGTCGCGTTCCTGCGCTCGCGCGGCACGCTGTCGACCGCTGCGACCTTGCGCGGCATGGCGCGTTCGGCTGACGGCAAGCTGGCGCTGGTCGAGATGAAGGCGGTCGATAGCACCTATCCGATGCTAGGGCAGCTGACGCTGGCGCCGCCCCTGCCGATGGCCGATCTGCTCGCCGAGCGCGACGGTGCGTTCGGCGCCGCCGCCGATCCGACGCTGCTGGCGCGGCTTTCGCTCAAGACCGGCGACCGCGTCACCATCGGCGCGGCGACCTTCCAGATCCGCTCGACGGTCGAGGCCGAGCCCGACAAACTCGCGGGCGGCATCGGCTTCGGGCCGCGCTTTTTGATCAGCGAGGCGGCCTTGCGCGCCACCGGCCTGATCCAGCCCGGCAGCCTGGTGCGCTGGGTCTACCGGGTCAAGCTGCCAGAGGCTGCGAACAACGAGCGCGCCACCGAAGCCTTCATCGCGGATGCGCGCAGCGCCGCGCCGCAAGCCGGCTGGGAGATCCGCAGCCGGTCCAATGCCTCGCCGCAGCTCGAGCGCAATATCAGCCGCTTCACGCAGTTCCTGACCCTGGTCGGCCTCGCCGCGCTGCTGGTCGGCGGCGTCGGGGTCGCCAATGCCGTCAAGAGCCACATCGACCGCAAGCTCGAGGTGATCGCCGCCTTCAAGGCCGTCGGCGCCACCGGCCGGGACGTGTTCGGCATCTACCTGGCGCAAGTGGTCCTGCTGGCGGCGATCGGATCCGTGATCGGCCTTGCGCTCGGCGCCGCGATGCCCTTTGCCATCGTTGGCCTGTTCGGCAAGCTGCTGCCGCTGCCGGTGGTGCCGGCCGTGCATGCCGACGAGCTCGCGCTGTCCTTCGTCTACGGCCTCCTCACTGCGCTTGCCTTCGGCCTGTGGCCGCTCGGGCGCGTGCACGACGTGCCGGTGGCCGCGCTGTTCCGCGACACCATCAGCTCCGAATGGCACCGGCCGCGTGCGGGCTATCTCGTGTTCATGGGGGTCGTGATCGCGCTGCTCATCGCGGTCGTGATCGGCCTGTCGTTCGACAAGCGCATCGCCGCGGTGTTCGTGGCCTCCTCCGTCGTGGTGTTCGCCTTGCTGCGCGGCATCGCCGCCCTGCTGATGGCGATCGCACGCCGGCTGCCGCGGACGCGGCTGCCGATGCTGCGGCTGGCGATTGCCAACATCCACCGGCCGGGCGCGCTGACGCCTTCAGTCGTGCTGTCGCTGGGACTCGGGCTCGCCGTGCTCGTCACCATCACCCAGATCGACGGCAATCTGCGCCGGCAGTTCCTGGCCGCGCTCCCCGACCAGGCACCGTCGTTCTTCTTCATCGACATTCCGAGCGCGCAGGCCGAGCAGTTCGACGCCTATCTGCACCGGATCGCCCCCGGCGCCCGAATCGAGGACGTGCCGATGCTGCGCGGGCGCATCGTCGCCGCGCGCGGGGTGCGCGCCGAGGAGCTCAAGCCCACAACCGATTCCGAATGGGTGCTGCAGAGCGACCGCGGGCTGACCTACACCGCCGAGCTGCCCAAGGGCTCCAAGGTGGTCGAGGGCGAGTGGTGGCGCGCCGATTATTCCGGCCCGCCGCTGGTCTCGATGGAGAAGAAGATCGCCGACGGGCTCGGCCTCAAGCTCGGCGACGAGGTGGTGGTCAACGTGCTCGGCCGCGACATCCCGGCGAAGATCAGCAATTTGCGCACGATCGACTGGCAGGGGCTCGGCATCAATTTCGTCCTGGTGTTCTCGCCCAACGCCTTCAAGGGCGCGCCGCACACCCACATCGCGACGCTGACGGAAGCGGGCGGAAATGCGGCGGGCGACGGCAAGATCATCAAGGAGATCGCCGACGCCTATCCGATGGTGACGAGCGTGCGCGTGCGCGAGGTGATGGAGACGGTCGGCTCGGTCGTGACCAATCTGGCACTGGCGATCCGCGGCGCCAGCGCCGTGACCCTGATCTCGGCGATCCTGGTGCTGGGCGGGGCGCTCGCCGCCGGCCACCGCCACCGGGTCTATGATGCGGTGATCCTGAAGACCCTGGGCGCGACGCGGCTGCGACTGCTCGGCGCCTATGCCCTCGAATACCTCCTGATCGGCCTTGCCACGGCGGTGTTCGGGGTGATCGCAGGCAGCATCGCGGCGTGGATGATCGTCACGCGGCTGATGACGCTGAGCTTCGTCTGGCAGGCCGGCAGCGCCGCCGGCGTGGTCGCGGCCGCGCTGGTCGTCACCGTCGGGCTCGGGCTTGCCGGCACGCTGCTGGCATTGAACAAAAAGCCGGCGACGGTGTTGCGAAATTTGTGA
- a CDS encoding DUF2794 domain-containing protein → MSLTSEDAEPSEQRAAARPAAAHAPPNRVTFNRLELHRILNLYGRMVADGEWRDYAIDFLKDRAVFSVYRRASEVPIYRIEKDPRLARKQGMYSVISATGLILRRGHELERVLLVIDRKLAVV, encoded by the coding sequence ATGAGTCTGACGTCGGAGGATGCCGAGCCGAGCGAGCAGCGCGCGGCGGCGCGTCCCGCCGCGGCGCATGCGCCGCCGAACCGGGTGACCTTCAACCGGCTCGAGCTGCACCGGATTCTCAATCTCTACGGTCGCATGGTCGCCGACGGCGAGTGGCGCGACTATGCCATCGACTTCCTGAAGGACCGCGCCGTGTTCTCGGTCTATCGCCGTGCCTCGGAAGTGCCGATCTACCGCATCGAGAAGGACCCGCGCCTCGCGCGCAAGCAAGGCATGTACAGCGTGATCTCGGCGACCGGCCTGATCCTGCGCCGCGGCCACGAGCTCGAGCGGGTGCTGCTGGTGATCGATCGCAAGCTGGCGGTGGTGTAG
- the thpR gene encoding RNA 2',3'-cyclic phosphodiesterase: MPRLFTGLEIPAEIGQSLSNLRGGLPGARWIDPENYHVTLRFIGDIDGASANEIASMLFRVDRKPFEVKVQGLTSFGGRKPRAVVATIAPSKPLMELQAELERMMQRIGLDPEGRKFIPHVTLARLHDASDRDVADYLSIRGYFPSKAFMAERFVLFSSRASTGGGPYVVEDAYELCE; this comes from the coding sequence ATGCCGCGTTTGTTCACGGGTCTGGAAATTCCGGCCGAGATCGGCCAGTCGCTTTCCAACTTGAGGGGCGGCCTCCCCGGCGCCCGCTGGATCGATCCCGAAAATTATCACGTCACCCTGCGCTTCATCGGCGACATCGACGGCGCTTCCGCCAACGAGATCGCATCGATGCTGTTTCGCGTCGACCGCAAGCCGTTCGAGGTGAAGGTGCAGGGGCTCACCAGCTTCGGCGGCCGCAAGCCGCGCGCAGTGGTCGCCACCATCGCGCCGAGCAAGCCGCTGATGGAATTGCAGGCCGAGCTCGAGCGCATGATGCAGCGGATCGGCCTCGACCCCGAGGGACGCAAGTTCATCCCCCACGTCACGCTCGCGCGGCTACACGACGCTTCCGACCGCGACGTCGCCGACTATCTCTCGATCCGCGGCTACTTCCCGAGCAAGGCGTTCATGGCGGAACGCTTCGTGCTGTTCTCCTCGCGCGCCTCCACCGGCGGTGGCCCGTATGTCGTCGAGGACGCCTATGAGCTGTGTGAGTAG
- a CDS encoding thioredoxin family protein — protein MTTMTASHLIPRWSGALWSGALGICAIIAVIRPAEADPRAVVELFTSQGCSSCPPADQIIGDLSKDPSVIALSMPIDYWDYLGWKDTLADSRFSARQRAYSRMRGDREVYTPQVVVNGSTHVIGSDRAGIENAIGKTDKGNGVMSVPVTMSLSGKQINVSVAASKEPTVSHGEVWICSIAKSVPIAITRGENRGQQVTYHNVVRNLLKVGDWTGRPESWTVPIENLTRDGVDGAVVYVQDGSRERPGPMLGAAYTSLH, from the coding sequence ATGACGACAATGACGGCTTCCCATCTGATTCCACGTTGGTCCGGTGCCCTCTGGTCGGGAGCTCTCGGCATATGTGCGATCATCGCCGTCATTCGTCCTGCCGAGGCTGATCCCCGCGCCGTCGTCGAATTGTTCACCTCGCAGGGCTGCTCCTCCTGCCCGCCCGCCGACCAGATCATCGGCGATCTCTCCAAGGATCCCTCGGTCATCGCGCTGAGCATGCCGATCGATTATTGGGACTATCTCGGCTGGAAGGACACGCTGGCGGATTCGCGTTTCTCTGCACGGCAGCGCGCCTATTCGCGCATGCGCGGCGACCGCGAGGTCTACACGCCACAGGTCGTGGTCAACGGCTCCACGCATGTCATCGGCAGCGATCGCGCCGGCATCGAGAACGCGATCGGCAAGACCGACAAGGGCAACGGCGTGATGAGCGTGCCGGTGACGATGTCGCTCTCGGGCAAGCAGATCAACGTGTCGGTGGCCGCGAGCAAGGAGCCCACGGTCTCGCATGGCGAGGTCTGGATCTGCTCGATCGCCAAGTCGGTGCCGATCGCGATCACCCGCGGCGAGAATCGCGGACAGCAGGTCACCTATCACAACGTGGTGCGCAACCTGCTCAAGGTCGGCGACTGGACCGGCCGTCCGGAGAGCTGGACGGTGCCGATCGAAAATCTCACGCGCGACGGCGTCGACGGCGCAGTGGTCTACGTCCAGGACGGCAGCCGCGAGCGACCGGGCCCGATGTTGGGTGCGGCGTACACGTCGCTGCATTGA
- the mdh gene encoding malate dehydrogenase, whose protein sequence is MARDKIALIGSGQIGGTLAHLIGLKELGDVVMFDIAEGVPQGKALDIAQSSPVDGFDAHYTGANSYEALDNAKVCIVTAGVPRKPGMSRDDLLSINLKVMEQVGAGIKKYAPDAFVICITNPLDAMVWALQKASGLPHKKVVGMAGVLDSARFRYFLADEFNVSVEDVTAFVLGGHGDTMVPLVKYSTVAGIPLPDLVKMGWTSQARLDEIVDRTRNGGAEIVNLLKTGSAFYAPAASAIAMAESYLKDKKRVLPCAAYLNGEYSVKDMYVGVPVVIGSKGVERVVEIELAGKDREAFDKSVGAVQGLVDACKKIAPDLLGR, encoded by the coding sequence ATGGCGCGCGACAAGATTGCTTTGATTGGCTCCGGTCAGATCGGCGGAACGCTGGCTCACCTCATCGGCCTGAAAGAACTGGGCGACGTCGTGATGTTCGACATCGCCGAAGGCGTGCCGCAGGGCAAGGCGCTCGACATCGCGCAGTCCTCGCCGGTCGACGGCTTCGACGCCCACTACACCGGCGCGAACTCCTATGAGGCGCTCGACAACGCCAAGGTCTGCATCGTCACCGCCGGCGTGCCGCGCAAGCCCGGCATGAGCCGCGACGACCTTCTGTCCATCAACCTCAAGGTCATGGAGCAGGTCGGTGCCGGCATCAAGAAGTACGCTCCCGATGCCTTCGTCATCTGCATCACCAACCCGCTCGATGCCATGGTCTGGGCACTGCAGAAGGCTTCCGGCCTGCCGCACAAGAAGGTCGTCGGCATGGCCGGCGTGCTGGATTCGGCGCGCTTCCGCTACTTCCTTGCCGACGAGTTCAACGTCTCGGTCGAGGACGTCACCGCCTTCGTGCTCGGCGGCCACGGCGACACCATGGTGCCGCTGGTGAAGTACTCCACCGTCGCCGGCATCCCGCTGCCCGACCTCGTCAAAATGGGCTGGACCTCGCAGGCGCGCCTCGACGAGATCGTCGACCGCACCCGCAACGGCGGCGCCGAGATCGTCAATTTGCTGAAGACCGGCTCGGCCTTCTACGCGCCGGCGGCCTCCGCGATCGCGATGGCCGAGAGCTATCTGAAGGACAAGAAGCGCGTGCTGCCTTGCGCCGCCTATCTCAACGGCGAGTACAGCGTGAAGGACATGTATGTCGGCGTGCCCGTCGTGATCGGCTCCAAGGGCGTCGAACGCGTGGTGGAGATCGAGCTCGCCGGCAAGGACCGCGAAGCCTTCGACAAGTCGGTCGGCGCCGTGCAGGGCCTGGTCGATGCCTGCAAGAAGATCGCACCGGATCTTCTCGGCCGCTAA